Proteins from a genomic interval of Medicago truncatula cultivar Jemalong A17 chromosome 3, MtrunA17r5.0-ANR, whole genome shotgun sequence:
- the LOC11431486 gene encoding nuclear nucleic acid-binding protein C1D produces the protein MVKGSESESCGGVPEAVMDSVNTTLSNLREFRSHFQQFLPLMNPQILSQLPPLERAHSLFLLSKITSTLLTLKLRCSGVQPDDNPVKSELDRVELYQDKLERLLDLNKAPLRPSTMLNSQAATRFIEHSLPDLTPEQLQKMRNLSRGEGKKRKHQEQAGQKRKYQSSEKPSISVQAAAQEFLEKAQRELFGGNNGGIKGPLQIDNMSESDDDQIDNFSEDDGDKLPMT, from the exons ATGGTGAAAGGAAGTGAAAGTGAAAGCTGTGGAGGAGTACCCGAAGCGGTGATGGATTCAGTCAACACCACTCTCTCTAATCTTCGTGAATTCCGTTCACATTTTCAACAGTTTTTACCTCTTATGAACCCTCAAATTCTCTCCCAACTTCCACCTCTTGAACGTGCTCACTCTCTCTTTCTCCTCTCCAAGATCACTTCCACCCTCCTCACAC tgAAATTGAGGTGTAGTGGAGTTCAACCTGATGATAACCCTGTCAAATCAGAGCTT GATAGAGTAGAGTTATATCAAGACAAACTTGAACGCCTTCTAGATTTGAATAAgg CTCCGTTGCGACCTTCTACTATGTTGAATTCTCAAGCAGCTACTCGCTTCATCGAACACTCTCTGCCTGACCTCACTCCAG AGCAACTGCAGAAAATGAGGAACTTAAGTAGAGGGGAGGGAAAGAAGAGGAAACATCAGGAGCAGGCTGGTCAAAAGAGAAAGTATCAATCTTCTGAAAAGCCATCTATTTCTGTTCAAGCTGCTGCTCAGGAGTTTCTGGAGAAAGCACAGAGGGAACTTTTTGGTGGTAATAATGGCGGTATTAAGGGGCCACTTCAAATTGACAACATGTCAGAAAGCGACGACGatcaaattgacaatttttcaGAAGACGACGGCGATAAACTACCTATGACCTGA
- the LOC11435425 gene encoding early nodulin-like protein 1: protein MAVFSRTASASLLFLFLLFGFSAAKELLVGGKIDAWKVPSSETDSLNQWAEKSRFKVDDHLVWKYDGGKDSVLQVNKEDYANCNSSNPIEQYNDGNTKVKPDRPGPFYFISGAKGHCEQGQKLIVVVMSPKKRSIGVSPAPSPAELEEGPAVAPTSSAPVLRTGLVTVLGLLAIYVGFLI from the exons ATGGCTGTGTTCTCAAGAACTGCTTCTGCTTCTCTATTGTTCTTGTTCCTTCTCTTTGGTTTCTCTGCAGCTAAGGAACTATTGGTTGGAGGCAAGATAGATGCATGGAAGGTTCCATCTTCTGAAACAGACTCACTCAATCAATGGGCAGAAAAGTCTCGTTTCAAAGTCGACGATCATCTTG TATGGAAATATGATGGAGGGAAAGACTCAGTTTTGCAAGTAAACAAAGAAGATTATGCTAATTGCAACAGCTCAAACCCCATTGAACAGTACAATGATGGGAACACGAAGGTGAAGCCAGACAGACCTGGACCATTTTACTTCATCAGTGGAGCAAAGGGTCACTGTGAGCAGGGACAAAAGCTCATTGTGGTGGTTATGTCTCCAAAGAAAAGATCCATTGGAGTTTCACCTGCACCATCTCCAGCAGAGTTGGAAGAAGGTCCAGCTGTTGCACCAACTAGCAGTGCGCCAGTGTTGCGAACTGGACTTGTGACTGTTTTAGGACTGTTGGCTATTTATGTGGGTTTTCTCATATGA